The Chrysemys picta bellii isolate R12L10 chromosome 5, ASM1138683v2, whole genome shotgun sequence genome includes a window with the following:
- the DUSP4 gene encoding dual specificity protein phosphatase 4 — protein sequence MGELREVEGSALRRLLRREPGGPGPGRCLLLDCRPFLAHSAGYIRGALNVRCNSIVRRRAKGAVSLEQILPAEAEVRTRLRSGLYSAVVVYDERSVRAESLREDSTVWLVVRALRRDTARTDIRLLKGGYERFYSEYPEFCAKTKSLSSISPPTSMEPIELGCSSCGTPLHDQGGPVEILPFLYLGSAYHAARRDMLDTLGITALLNVSSDCPNHFEGHYQYKCIPVEDNHKADISSWFMEAIEYIDLVKDCHGRVLVHCQAGISRSATICLAYLMMKKRVKLEEAFEFVKQRRSIISPNFSFMGQLLQFESQVLATSCAAEAASPSGTLRERGKASSTPTSQFVFSFPVSVGMHTTPSSIPYLHSPITTSPSC from the exons ATGGGGGAGCTGCGCGAGGTGGAGGGCAGCGCGCTGCGGCGGCTCCTGCGCCGCGAGCCGGGCGGGCCGGGCCCCGGGCGCTGCCTGCTGCTGGACTGCCGGCCCTTCCTGGCCCACAGCGCCGGCTACATCCGCGGCGCGCTCAACGTGCGCTGCAACAGCATCGTGCGGCGCCGCGCCAAGGGCGCCGTCAGCCTGGAGCAGATCCTGCCGGCCGAGGCCGAGGTGCGCACCCGCCTGCGCTCCGGCCTCTACTCCGCCGTGGTGGTGTACGACGAGCGCAGCGTCCGCGCCGAGAGCCTGCGGGAGGACAGCACTGTCTGGCTGGTGGTGCGGGCGCTGCGGCGCGACACGGCGCGCACCGACATCCGCCTGCTCAAAG GAGGTTACGAGAGGTTTTATTCGGAGTACCCAGAATTCTGTGCAAAAACAAAATCCCTGAGCAGCATTTCTCCACCAACCAGCATGGAGCCAATCGAACTAGGGTGCAGCTCCTGTGGGACCCCCCTGCATGATCAG GGAGGCCCAGTCGAAATCCTTCCCTTCCTCTACCTTGGCAGTGCGTATCACGCAGCCCGGAGGGACATGCTGGACACACTGGGCATCACAGCCCTCTTGAACGTCTCGTCGGACTGTCCCAATCACTTCGAAGGACACTATCAGTACAAGTGCATCCCAGTGGAGGATAACCACAAGGCCGACATCAGCTCCTGGTTCATGGAAGCAATAGAGTATATAG ACTTGGTGAAGGACTGCCATGGCCGGGTACTGGTGCACTGCCAGGCTGGCATCTCCCGCTCTGCCACCATCTGCTTGGCCTACCTGATGATGAAGAAGCGTGTGAAGCTAGAGGAGGCCTTCGAGTTTGTCAAACAGCGCAGGAGCATCATCTCCCCCAACTTCAGTTTCATGGGTCAGCTGCTGCAGTTTGAGTCCCAAGTACTGGCAACCTCCTGTGCTGCCGAGGCTGCCAGCCCCTCGGGGACGCTGAGAGAACGGGGCAAGGCCTCCTCCACGCCAACCTCCCAGTTTGTGTTCAGCTTCCCGGTCTCCGTGGGCATGCACACGACCCCCAGCAGCATCCCCTACCTGCACAGCCCCATCACCACCTCACCCAGCTGTTAG